A section of the Mesorhizobium loti genome encodes:
- a CDS encoding 3'-5' exonuclease — translation MAKGAGKFALTYNQHDPFKEAKPDFENIEVSGLSFHRAKGLEADYTILLDVSEGDYGVPSRIEDDEPLNLVMPRPETFEYAEERRLFYVALTRASRGVFLLTNSREPSRYVGELSEIAGDNLRFETIDGAALRQCPTCRAGHLVQRIGPANRRFLGCSQFPTCDHAEPVK, via the coding sequence ATGGCAAAAGGTGCGGGGAAATTCGCGCTTACCTACAATCAGCACGACCCGTTCAAGGAAGCAAAGCCCGATTTCGAGAACATCGAAGTGTCGGGACTGTCGTTCCATCGTGCCAAGGGGCTGGAGGCCGACTACACGATTTTGCTCGATGTCAGTGAAGGCGACTATGGGGTGCCAAGCCGGATCGAGGATGACGAACCACTCAACCTGGTCATGCCGCGACCTGAGACATTTGAGTATGCTGAGGAACGGCGCCTGTTCTATGTCGCTCTGACCCGCGCAAGCCGCGGCGTGTTCCTGCTCACCAACAGCCGCGAACCGTCTCGATACGTCGGCGAGCTCTCCGAAATCGCTGGCGACAACCTCCGCTTTGAGACAATCGACGGTGCCGCTCTGCGTCAATGTCCAACATGTCGCGCCGGCCACCTTGTACAGAGAATCGGGCCCGCCAATCGTCGCTTTCTCGGCTGCAGTCAGTTTCCCACTTGCGATCACGCGGAGCCGGTGAAATGA
- a CDS encoding phospholipase D-like domain-containing protein codes for MNNIYIPAWHYRAPGIVQRTWGWSPIEEMILLSLDRSPGTINDVSQTLKIPRQVVGSTVARLMQFGLVEVRMSPQPVLAASSVGHDFIRTGRALPERSTDREIGISVVYEKVGLSVFRTRDIDTVAVTKLPATGAIIRFPDGEPPETHYSMMQRVNEFMVGMLRQGEWLRGVQANSSFLEPKFLVLDLDEVAAGVFPQGASDQLVEALKTTIKTGVLPKTTTPPPERPATIETRFGVDQLVVGAEQHLQRFEQIVGAATSNIFVLSTFVASQSDEKGRDRRERIVRSLEDACRRGVRCHLFFGTSLDRAKHATAMQELFLRLSATRQTRGYLLVQRDPVDSHAKFLVADDGHDGAVVLMGSCNWLHSPFSAVEVSAELRESQAVAEGLDLLREIVSKLSSASRSVEALQFMASELRRQRNMLSTPEDAQAPAATLTILHAADHQRLLRVAAHDAQQRFVCCTNKVGANMVPALFDPAEVAGRRLSDVRIYYSRRTGPVKRSHVTKHRERLHGIVDLIGVPEPQLHAKFLAWDSDHVVVSSLNWGSQSGLEDNPLDEIGLYLEGPNLATSLLDRFEAECR; via the coding sequence GTGAACAACATCTACATCCCGGCTTGGCACTATCGGGCACCCGGCATCGTGCAGCGGACCTGGGGATGGAGCCCGATCGAGGAAATGATTCTGCTGTCATTGGATCGAAGCCCGGGCACGATCAATGATGTCTCCCAGACGCTCAAGATCCCCCGACAGGTGGTCGGTTCGACCGTCGCCCGTCTCATGCAATTCGGCCTCGTCGAGGTCCGGATGTCACCGCAACCTGTCCTCGCCGCCAGCAGTGTCGGTCATGACTTCATACGGACCGGGCGCGCGCTTCCCGAACGCTCGACCGACCGCGAGATCGGCATCAGCGTCGTCTACGAGAAGGTCGGACTATCCGTTTTCAGGACCAGGGACATTGACACGGTCGCCGTCACCAAACTTCCTGCCACGGGCGCAATCATCAGGTTTCCGGATGGTGAGCCACCCGAGACGCACTACTCGATGATGCAGCGCGTCAACGAATTCATGGTCGGTATGCTCAGGCAAGGCGAATGGCTGCGGGGCGTACAAGCGAACAGCTCCTTCCTGGAGCCGAAATTTCTCGTGCTCGATCTCGACGAGGTGGCCGCCGGCGTGTTTCCGCAAGGGGCGAGCGACCAGCTCGTCGAAGCCCTCAAGACGACGATTAAGACCGGCGTTCTACCGAAAACCACGACCCCGCCGCCGGAGCGCCCCGCAACCATCGAGACCCGATTTGGTGTCGACCAGCTTGTCGTTGGCGCCGAGCAGCACTTGCAGCGTTTCGAGCAGATTGTCGGCGCCGCCACCTCCAACATATTCGTCCTGTCCACTTTCGTGGCCTCGCAGTCCGACGAAAAGGGCAGGGATCGCCGCGAACGCATCGTGCGATCACTAGAGGATGCGTGCAGGCGGGGGGTCAGATGTCACCTCTTCTTCGGCACTTCGCTCGATCGTGCCAAGCACGCCACGGCCATGCAGGAACTCTTTCTCCGCTTGTCCGCCACGAGGCAGACAAGGGGCTATCTCCTGGTGCAGAGGGATCCTGTCGACAGCCATGCGAAGTTCCTCGTAGCCGACGACGGTCACGATGGAGCAGTTGTGCTGATGGGCTCTTGCAATTGGCTCCACTCTCCGTTCTCGGCCGTCGAAGTCTCGGCGGAACTCAGGGAATCCCAGGCGGTGGCGGAGGGGCTGGATCTGCTCCGCGAGATAGTCTCCAAACTTTCCAGTGCCAGCCGATCGGTGGAAGCACTACAGTTCATGGCGTCCGAACTGCGGCGTCAGCGAAACATGCTGTCGACCCCCGAAGACGCACAGGCACCCGCCGCAACATTGACGATCCTGCATGCCGCCGACCACCAACGCCTGCTGCGCGTCGCCGCCCACGATGCGCAACAACGCTTCGTCTGCTGTACGAACAAAGTCGGTGCGAACATGGTGCCGGCGCTCTTCGATCCCGCCGAGGTCGCTGGCCGGCGACTCAGCGACGTCCGCATCTACTATTCGCGCCGTACTGGCCCGGTGAAGCGCAGCCATGTAACGAAGCACCGAGAACGGCTCCACGGGATAGTGGACCTCATCGGTGTGCCCGAACCGCAGCTGCATGCGAAGTTCCTGGCCTGGGACAGTGATCACGTTGTCGTCAGCAGTTTGAACTGGGGCTCGCAGTCAGGTCTTGAGGACAACCCACTGGATGAAATCGGCCTCTATCTGGAGGGCCCGAACTTGGCAACGTCGTTGCTCGATAGATTCGAAGCCGAATGCAGATGA
- the tnpA gene encoding IS66-like element accessory protein TnpA, with the protein MEEDDQKLLVRLVGRNGRRRYDPASKDRLVSACLEPGVSVSRLALEHGVNANLLRKWIKKRTETQSLPPSSSPAFIPVQIESPSDRALLRQSSMAAVDLPGTCDGVRGSASKRTAPFSSPAKVSASLPNGVKLTLECGDVDALTATIGALGHVQTGR; encoded by the coding sequence ATGGAAGAAGATGATCAGAAACTGCTGGTAAGGCTTGTCGGTCGGAACGGGCGACGCCGATACGACCCCGCATCGAAGGACCGTCTTGTCTCGGCCTGCCTTGAGCCTGGCGTGTCGGTATCGAGGCTTGCACTCGAACATGGGGTCAATGCGAACCTTCTTCGGAAGTGGATAAAGAAGCGCACGGAGACCCAGTCCCTCCCGCCGTCCTCATCACCGGCGTTTATCCCAGTTCAGATTGAAAGCCCTTCCGATCGGGCCTTGCTGCGACAGAGCAGCATGGCTGCGGTGGATTTGCCGGGGACTTGCGATGGGGTGCGTGGGTCGGCATCGAAAAGGACAGCGCCTTTTTCCTCTCCAGCCAAGGTGAGCGCGTCACTGCCGAACGGCGTGAAGTTGACGCTGGAATGCGGTGATGTGGATGCATTGACGGCGACCATCGGAGCACTGGGTCATGTTCAGACTGGGCGCTGA